A portion of the uncultured Bacteroides sp. genome contains these proteins:
- a CDS encoding SDR family oxidoreductase yields MKDRIVFITGASSGIGEGCARKFASQGANLILNARNTVVLEQLKIELESKNDISVYLLPFDVRDREAISKALASLPEKWKKIDLLINNAGLVIGMDKEHEGQLDEWDIVIDTNIKGLLAVTRLVVPGMVERGSGHIINIGSIAGDGAYPGGSVYCATKAAVKALSDGLRIDLVDTPLRVTNIKPGMVETNFSVVRFRGNKDIADRFYEGIQPLSGDDVAETVYFAASAPAHVQIAEVLLMPTNQATSTISYRGNKKMERK; encoded by the coding sequence ATGAAAGATAGAATCGTATTTATAACAGGAGCAAGTAGTGGCATTGGAGAAGGATGTGCACGAAAATTTGCTTCTCAGGGAGCAAATTTAATTCTTAATGCTCGAAATACAGTTGTGTTGGAACAATTGAAAATAGAGCTAGAGTCAAAAAATGATATTTCTGTTTATTTGCTTCCTTTTGATGTGCGCGATCGTGAAGCAATAAGCAAAGCTTTGGCATCATTACCCGAAAAATGGAAAAAGATTGATCTCTTGATCAATAATGCCGGTCTTGTGATCGGAATGGACAAAGAACACGAGGGACAGCTTGATGAATGGGATATTGTTATTGATACAAATATAAAAGGCTTATTAGCTGTGACCCGCTTGGTTGTACCCGGTATGGTTGAACGTGGGAGTGGGCATATTATAAATATAGGATCTATTGCCGGAGATGGTGCGTATCCGGGAGGTAGTGTTTATTGTGCTACTAAAGCTGCGGTGAAGGCCTTGTCTGATGGACTTCGCATCGATTTGGTTGATACTCCTCTTAGGGTTACCAATATTAAACCAGGTATGGTAGAAACTAATTTTTCTGTCGTTAGATTCCGTGGAAATAAGGATATTGCGGATCGTTTTTATGAAGGCATACAGCCTTTATCCGGTGATGATGTTGCGGAAACTGTTTACTTTGCAGCTTCTGCTCCTGCTCATGTGCAAATAGCAGAGGTGTTACTTATGCCCACAAATCAAGCGACTTCTACTATCTCCTACAGAGGGAATAAGAAGATGGAACGCAAATAG
- a CDS encoding glycoside hydrolase family 43 protein, with translation MSRIKNRLVLLTLALAASCGLSAQSDTTFVATGNPVFKHKYTADPGAMTYNNKVYIYAGYDECPAKQERYVMNEWCVFSSPDMKTWTEHPVPLKAKDFSWAKGDAWASQVIERDGKFYWYVAVEHATIHGKAIGVAVSDSPIGPFRDARGSALVTNEMTTEYTKISWDDIDPTVMIDDDGQAYLFWGNTQCYYVKLKKNMIELDGPVMPVTLPRFTEAPWVHKRGDWYYLSYASEFPEKICYAMSRNINGPWEYKGILNELAGNSNTNHQAIIEFKGDWYFVYHNGGLNTQGGSFRRSVCIDHLYYNPDGTIKRIQMTTEGVR, from the coding sequence ATGAGTCGAATAAAGAATAGACTGGTTTTGTTAACTCTTGCTTTGGCAGCCTCTTGTGGGCTGTCGGCGCAGAGTGATACAACTTTTGTTGCTACCGGTAATCCGGTGTTTAAACATAAATATACTGCCGATCCGGGAGCGATGACCTATAATAATAAGGTATATATCTATGCCGGCTATGATGAGTGTCCGGCTAAGCAAGAACGCTATGTGATGAATGAATGGTGTGTCTTTTCTTCACCCGACATGAAAACCTGGACAGAACATCCTGTACCTCTTAAAGCTAAAGATTTCAGTTGGGCTAAAGGAGACGCATGGGCAAGTCAGGTCATAGAACGTGATGGAAAGTTCTATTGGTATGTGGCAGTAGAACACGCTACCATTCATGGTAAAGCAATCGGTGTTGCTGTGTCCGATTCTCCTATTGGCCCTTTCCGTGATGCTCGTGGATCTGCATTAGTTACCAATGAAATGACGACCGAATATACTAAGATCAGTTGGGATGACATTGACCCTACGGTTATGATAGACGATGATGGACAAGCTTATCTGTTTTGGGGGAATACACAGTGCTATTACGTAAAATTGAAGAAGAACATGATTGAATTGGATGGCCCCGTTATGCCTGTTACGCTTCCCCGCTTCACTGAAGCACCATGGGTACATAAACGTGGTGATTGGTACTACCTATCTTATGCTTCTGAGTTTCCCGAAAAAATATGTTATGCCATGAGTCGTAATATTAATGGTCCGTGGGAGTATAAAGGCATATTGAACGAATTGGCGGGTAATTCAAATACCAATCATCAAGCCATCATCGAATTTAAAGGCGACTGGTATTTCGTCTATCACAATGGCGGACTCAATACCCAAGGAGGAAGCTTCCGACGTTCTGTATGTATAGATCATCTGTATTACAATCCGGATGGAACCATAAAGCGTATTCAGATGACGACAGAAGGTGTGCGATAG
- the galK gene encoding galactokinase, producing the protein MDIEYVRNRFTKHFDGTTGFVYASPGRINLIGEHTDYNGGFVFPGAIDKGMIAEIKPNGTQKVLAYSIDLKDYVEFGLNEEDAPHASWARYIFGVCREMIKRGVKVEGFNTAFAGDVPLGAGMSSSAALESTYAFALNELFNGNIDKFELAKVGQATEHNYCGVNCGIMDQFASVFGKAGSLIRLDCRSLEYQYFPFKPEGYRLVLLDSVVKHELASSAYNKRRQSCETAVAAIKKNHPTVEFLRDATMDMLKAVKNEITAEDYMRSEYVIEEIQRVLDVCDALEVGDYETVGQKMYETHHGMSKLYEVSCEELDFLNDCAKECGVTGSRVMGGGFGGCTINLVKDELYDNFIATAKKAFTEKFGRSPKVYDVVIGDGSRRVLD; encoded by the coding sequence ATGGACATAGAATATGTAAGAAACCGTTTCACAAAACATTTTGACGGAACTACCGGATTTGTGTATGCATCACCCGGACGTATTAACCTCATTGGAGAGCATACCGACTATAACGGTGGTTTTGTCTTTCCCGGTGCTATAGACAAAGGCATGATTGCAGAAATCAAGCCCAATGGCACCCAAAAAGTATTAGCCTATTCCATCGACTTAAAAGACTATGTCGAATTCGGCCTTAACGAAGAAGATGCCCCACATGCTAGCTGGGCGCGATATATTTTCGGCGTTTGCCGTGAGATGATTAAACGTGGCGTAAAAGTGGAAGGATTCAATACCGCTTTTGCAGGAGATGTACCTCTGGGTGCCGGCATGTCATCATCCGCAGCACTTGAAAGCACTTACGCTTTCGCTCTGAACGAATTGTTCAACGGAAACATAGACAAGTTTGAATTAGCTAAAGTAGGACAGGCAACGGAACACAACTATTGTGGTGTTAACTGCGGAATCATGGATCAATTTGCATCTGTATTTGGGAAAGCAGGAAGCCTCATCCGCTTAGATTGTCGTTCTTTAGAATACCAATATTTTCCTTTCAAACCGGAAGGTTATCGTTTGGTGTTGCTCGATTCTGTAGTAAAACACGAATTAGCTTCTTCAGCATACAATAAACGTCGCCAATCTTGCGAGACAGCCGTAGCTGCTATAAAGAAAAACCATCCTACAGTAGAATTTCTGAGAGATGCCACTATGGACATGCTCAAGGCAGTTAAAAACGAAATCACCGCTGAAGACTATATGCGTTCAGAATACGTTATTGAAGAAATTCAACGCGTGTTAGACGTGTGTGATGCTTTGGAAGTTGGAGATTACGAGACAGTTGGTCAGAAGATGTATGAGACTCACCACGGAATGAGTAAGCTTTACGAAGTAAGCTGTGAGGAACTTGATTTCTTGAACGATTGTGCTAAAGAATGTGGTGTAACCGGTTCGCGCGTAATGGGCGGTGGCTTTGGAGGCTGCACCATCAACTTAGTGAAAGACGAACTTTACGATAACTTCATTGCAACAGCTAAAAAAGCATTCACTGAAAAGTTTGGTAGAAGTCCTAAAGTGTATGACGTAGTCATAGGCGATGGATCGAGAAGAGTTTTAGACTAA
- a CDS encoding YtxH domain-containing protein, translated as MKGLNVLAAFLGGAAVGAAIGILFAPEKGEDTRRKVVEILRKKGIKLNRSEMENLVDEITAEIKGEVTE; from the coding sequence ATGAAAGGATTAAATGTATTGGCTGCATTCTTAGGCGGTGCAGCAGTTGGTGCTGCAATAGGTATCCTATTTGCTCCAGAGAAAGGTGAAGACACTCGCCGAAAAGTAGTAGAAATTCTTCGGAAGAAAGGTATTAAGCTCAATCGTAGCGAAATGGAAAATCTAGTTGATGAGATTACGGCGGAGATTAAAGGAGAAGTAACTGAGTAA
- a CDS encoding MFS transporter, with protein MTQEKKNKNIVAIVTMFFIFAMISFVTNLAAPFGTIWKNEYAGANTLGMMGNMMNFLAYLFMGIPAGNMLVKIGYKKTALIAMGVGVLGLFTQYFSSLFGTNIEVFTVGEFAIKLNFIIYLLGAFICGFCVCMLNTVVNPMLNILGGGGNKGNQLIQTGGALNSLSGTLTPLFVGALIGTVTSQTAMSDVSPLLFIAMGVFASAFIIISFIAIPEPHLRKGNVEKEKYIHSPWAFRHTVLGVIGIFIYVGIEIGIPGTLNFYLADSSAKGAGLLVNGAAIGGAISAIYWLLMLVGRSASSAISGKVSSRTQLIVVSATAICFVLIAIITPKEVTVSMPGYSVEEGFQMAQVPVSALFLVLCGLCTSVMWGGIFNLAVEGLGKYTAQASGIFMMMVVGGGVLPLVQQFISDAIGYMSSYWLIIALLAYILFYGLVGCKNVNKNIPVD; from the coding sequence ATGACACAAGAAAAAAAGAACAAGAATATCGTAGCCATTGTCACGATGTTCTTCATTTTTGCTATGATTTCATTCGTGACTAACCTTGCTGCACCTTTTGGCACCATTTGGAAAAACGAATACGCAGGCGCAAATACTTTAGGTATGATGGGAAACATGATGAATTTCCTTGCATATCTATTCATGGGTATTCCTGCAGGTAACATGCTTGTTAAAATCGGTTATAAAAAGACAGCACTCATTGCCATGGGTGTCGGTGTTTTAGGGCTGTTTACACAGTATTTCTCAAGCTTATTTGGAACAAATATTGAGGTATTCACAGTAGGTGAATTTGCAATTAAACTAAATTTCATCATCTACTTATTAGGTGCCTTCATCTGTGGTTTTTGTGTGTGTATGCTTAACACAGTTGTTAATCCCATGCTCAACATACTTGGCGGTGGTGGTAACAAGGGAAATCAGCTTATTCAAACCGGTGGCGCTCTTAATTCTCTTTCTGGCACACTGACGCCTCTCTTTGTAGGCGCATTGATTGGTACGGTAACTTCTCAGACGGCAATGTCAGATGTATCACCACTTTTATTCATTGCAATGGGTGTTTTTGCATCGGCTTTCATCATCATATCATTCATAGCCATACCAGAACCCCATCTTAGAAAAGGAAATGTAGAAAAAGAAAAATACATTCATAGTCCTTGGGCTTTTCGCCATACAGTACTGGGAGTAATTGGTATTTTCATTTATGTAGGTATTGAAATAGGTATCCCGGGTACACTCAACTTCTACCTCGCAGATTCTAGCGCAAAAGGTGCCGGCCTATTAGTCAATGGTGCGGCTATTGGAGGTGCTATTTCGGCTATTTATTGGTTATTAATGCTCGTAGGACGTTCAGCAAGTAGTGCAATTAGCGGTAAAGTATCTAGTAGAACCCAACTAATTGTTGTATCGGCCACAGCCATCTGCTTTGTCTTAATTGCTATTATTACACCAAAAGAAGTAACCGTTTCTATGCCGGGATATAGCGTAGAAGAGGGATTTCAAATGGCACAAGTACCTGTTAGCGCACTGTTTTTAGTGCTTTGTGGGCTTTGCACTTCTGTTATGTGGGGTGGCATTTTCAATCTTGCTGTTGAAGGCTTAGGAAAATATACAGCGCAAGCATCCGGTATATTCATGATGATGGTTGTGGGCGGAGGCGTATTACCGCTTGTTCAACAATTTATTTCCGATGCTATAGGCTACATGTCAAGCTATTGGCTTATTATTGCGTTGTTAGCCTACATATTATTCTATGGTTTAGTCGGTTGCAAGAACGTTAACAAGAACATCCCTGTTGACTAA
- a CDS encoding type I phosphomannose isomerase catalytic subunit: MYPLKFEPILKQTLWGGDKIISFKHLNDELTEVGESWELSGVENSESVVANGVDKGLSLVEMVAKYREELVGEANYTRFGNKFPLLIKFIDAKQDLSIQVHPSDDLAKKRHNSMGKTEMWYVVGADKGAKLRSGFSEEITPKEYKDRVYNNTITDVLQEYEIHPGDVFFLPAGRVHSIGAGAFVAEIQQTSDITYRIYDFNRKDADGKTRELHTDLAREAINFEVVDDYRTSYETVENEPVELVACPYFTTSLYDMTEEISCDYSELDSFVIFICIEGSCNIIDDQKNEITLSAGETILFPASTQEVSITPNGAVKLLETYV; this comes from the coding sequence ATGTATCCATTAAAATTTGAACCCATTTTAAAGCAGACGCTTTGGGGGGGCGATAAAATTATTTCGTTCAAACATCTGAATGATGAATTGACAGAAGTTGGAGAGAGTTGGGAATTGTCGGGCGTTGAAAACAGCGAATCAGTTGTGGCCAACGGGGTAGACAAAGGTCTTTCACTTGTAGAAATGGTAGCAAAATACCGTGAAGAGTTGGTTGGTGAAGCCAACTATACCCGTTTTGGAAACAAGTTTCCGTTGCTGATTAAATTTATTGATGCAAAGCAAGACTTGTCCATTCAGGTACATCCGTCGGATGATTTGGCGAAGAAGCGGCACAATTCTATGGGAAAAACGGAAATGTGGTATGTTGTGGGTGCTGATAAAGGTGCTAAGCTACGTTCCGGTTTTTCTGAGGAAATAACTCCCAAAGAGTACAAAGACAGGGTGTATAATAATACGATTACAGACGTGTTGCAAGAGTATGAAATTCATCCGGGAGATGTTTTCTTTTTACCAGCAGGTCGGGTACATAGTATTGGTGCGGGGGCTTTTGTTGCAGAAATTCAGCAAACGTCTGATATTACGTATCGTATCTATGATTTTAATCGGAAAGATGCTGATGGAAAGACACGTGAACTTCATACTGACTTGGCTCGTGAAGCCATTAATTTTGAGGTGGTCGATGATTATCGAACCAGTTATGAAACTGTAGAAAATGAACCCGTAGAATTAGTCGCATGTCCATATTTTACTACTTCATTGTATGATATGACGGAAGAAATTTCGTGTGATTATTCAGAATTAGATTCTTTTGTCATTTTTATATGTATAGAGGGGTCGTGCAATATCATTGATGATCAGAAAAATGAGATAACTCTCTCTGCCGGAGAAACAATACTCTTTCCTGCTTCTACGCAAGAGGTTTCTATTACTCCTAATGGAGCAGTAAAGCTTTTGGAGACATATGTATAG
- a CDS encoding SPOR domain-containing protein: MKNLAMLGMGVCVVLAFTSCKSSESAYKKAYEKAKQQELAEPQVNNSVDVTPVATAPVAVKTGKDASVRQEKVTVVSGTDALKEYSVVCGSFGLKANAEGLKDFLDAEGYSATIAFNAEAAMYRVIVNTFSDKATAADARDAFKAKYPNRKDFQGAWLLYRVF; encoded by the coding sequence ATGAAAAATTTAGCAATGTTAGGAATGGGTGTATGTGTTGTCTTGGCTTTTACTTCGTGCAAATCGAGTGAAAGTGCATATAAGAAAGCATACGAAAAAGCTAAGCAGCAAGAATTGGCAGAGCCTCAAGTAAATAATTCCGTTGATGTTACACCTGTTGCTACTGCTCCTGTGGCGGTAAAGACTGGAAAGGATGCTAGCGTTCGTCAAGAAAAGGTTACTGTTGTTTCCGGAACCGACGCTTTAAAAGAGTACAGTGTAGTTTGCGGCAGTTTTGGATTAAAAGCTAACGCTGAGGGTTTGAAAGATTTTCTTGATGCCGAGGGTTATAGTGCTACTATTGCCTTTAATGCAGAAGCTGCAATGTATCGTGTTATTGTAAACACTTTCTCTGATAAAGCTACTGCTGCTGATGCTCGTGATGCTTTTAAAGCCAAGTAT
- a CDS encoding aldose epimerase family protein: protein MINTFSTEGNLSGLDRKKFQKNIAGKETDLFVLKNKQGMEVAVTNYGCAILSIMVPDKDGKYANVVLGHDSIDNVINSPEPFLSTTIGRYGNRIANGKFQLHEKEYSLTVNNGPNSLHGGPTGFHRRIWDANQISQDVVEFTYLSVDGEEGFPGNLKVSMTYRLDEDKNALIIEYHATTDKPTIVNLTNHAFFNLAGIANPTPTINNHVVTINADYYTPIDEVCIPTGEILNVENTPLDFRTPHTVGRRIEEYHLQLINGHGYDHCYVLNKTEVGELSLAAICTDPTSKRSMEVYTTEAGVQLYTGNWLNGFAGAHGATFPARSAICFEAQCFPDTPNKPHFPTATLLPEDEYQQITIYNFTVQE, encoded by the coding sequence ATGATAAACACTTTTTCCACTGAAGGTAATTTATCCGGTTTAGATCGGAAGAAATTTCAAAAAAACATAGCTGGTAAAGAGACCGACTTATTTGTCTTAAAGAATAAGCAAGGAATGGAAGTTGCCGTTACAAATTATGGCTGTGCAATCCTCTCCATCATGGTGCCAGACAAAGACGGGAAATATGCAAATGTGGTATTAGGACATGATAGCATTGATAATGTGATCAATAGTCCTGAACCATTTTTGAGTACAACCATCGGACGCTACGGCAATCGTATAGCCAATGGAAAGTTTCAGTTGCACGAAAAAGAATATAGCTTGACCGTCAACAATGGACCTAACTCTCTACACGGAGGTCCTACTGGTTTTCACAGAAGAATATGGGATGCTAACCAGATAAGCCAAGACGTAGTAGAGTTTACCTACCTTTCCGTCGATGGAGAAGAAGGATTTCCCGGAAACTTAAAAGTATCAATGACTTATCGGCTTGATGAAGATAAAAATGCTTTAATCATAGAATATCATGCCACAACAGATAAGCCTACAATTGTAAATCTGACCAATCATGCCTTCTTCAATCTAGCTGGAATAGCAAACCCCACTCCTACCATAAACAATCATGTTGTAACAATCAATGCAGATTACTATACTCCGATAGACGAAGTATGTATACCTACCGGTGAAATTTTGAATGTAGAAAATACCCCACTGGACTTCCGTACACCACACACTGTTGGCAGAAGAATAGAAGAATACCATTTGCAATTAATTAATGGTCACGGATACGACCATTGTTATGTGTTAAACAAAACAGAAGTTGGAGAATTAAGTCTGGCGGCTATTTGCACTGATCCTACAAGCAAACGCAGTATGGAAGTATATACAACAGAAGCTGGAGTACAACTTTACACAGGCAATTGGCTCAACGGATTTGCAGGTGCACATGGGGCCACTTTCCCGGCTCGTAGCGCTATCTGTTTTGAAGCACAATGTTTCCCTGACACCCCAAACAAACCTCATTTTCCCACTGCCACTTTGCTACCCGAAGATGAATATCAGCAGATTACTATCTATAATTTCACAGTACAAGAATAA
- a CDS encoding alpha-L-arabinofuranosidase C-terminal domain-containing protein: protein MRIHRTLLGSLALSAGLSLNAQTNELVIQTKKTGAEIQPTMYGLFFEDINYAADGGLYAELVKNRSFEFPQNLMGWKTFGKVALKDDGPFERNPHYVRLSDPGHEHKHTGLDNEGFFGIGVRNGEEYRFSVWARLPEGGTAEKIRIELVKTNSNTEGQPFAKQELTINSKEWKKYQVILKPNMTEAKSTLRIFLASKGTIDLEHVSLFPVDTWKGHENGLRKDLAQALADIHPGVFRFPGGCIVEGTDLNTRYNWKNTVGPVENRPLNENRWQYTFTNRFFPDYYQSYGLGFYEFFLLSEEIGAAPLPILSCGLSCQFQNTDPKAHVAVCDLGSYIQDALDLIEFANGPETSKWGKVRADMGHPAPFNLKFIGIGNEQWGPEYPERLEPFLKAIRKAHPEIKIVGSSGPDSESKEFEYLWPEMKRLKADLVDEHFYRPESWFLSQGARYDKYDRKGPKVFAGEYACHGKGKKWNHFHASLLEAAFMTGLERNADVVHMATYAPLFAHVEGWQWRPDMIWFDNLNSVRTVSYYVQQLYAQNKGTNVIPLTMNNKPVTGAEGQDGLFASAVWDATTHSYIVKVVNTTDKTLRVPLTFAGLKGKETLTDGICIKLSSLDLDRDNTIEEPFAITPKTTNVSVREGALDAQLEPYTFAIYKFTKTTK from the coding sequence ATGAGAATACACAGAACGTTATTGGGCTCTTTGGCTTTGTCTGCCGGACTTTCTCTGAATGCGCAAACCAATGAATTGGTCATTCAAACAAAAAAAACAGGGGCAGAGATTCAGCCCACTATGTATGGGCTCTTTTTTGAAGATATTAATTATGCTGCGGATGGTGGGCTCTATGCTGAGTTAGTAAAGAACCGTTCGTTTGAGTTCCCTCAAAACCTGATGGGATGGAAAACTTTTGGAAAAGTAGCGTTGAAGGATGATGGTCCTTTTGAACGTAACCCACACTATGTACGTTTGTCCGACCCCGGGCATGAGCATAAGCATACCGGACTGGACAATGAAGGCTTCTTTGGAATAGGAGTAAGGAACGGAGAAGAATATCGTTTTTCAGTATGGGCCCGTTTACCTGAAGGTGGAACTGCTGAGAAAATTCGTATAGAATTGGTGAAAACCAACAGTAATACAGAGGGGCAGCCTTTCGCTAAACAAGAGTTAACGATTAATTCTAAAGAGTGGAAAAAATATCAAGTGATCCTTAAACCGAATATGACGGAGGCCAAATCTACACTCCGTATCTTCCTTGCATCCAAAGGAACGATTGATCTGGAGCATGTTTCACTCTTTCCTGTAGATACGTGGAAGGGACATGAGAATGGTTTACGCAAAGACTTGGCGCAAGCTTTGGCCGATATTCATCCCGGAGTATTTCGTTTCCCCGGTGGATGTATTGTGGAAGGAACGGATCTTAATACCCGTTATAACTGGAAAAACACTGTCGGTCCTGTTGAAAATCGTCCATTGAATGAGAATCGTTGGCAGTATACTTTTACTAACCGTTTCTTCCCGGATTATTATCAAAGTTACGGGCTGGGTTTCTATGAGTTCTTTTTATTATCCGAAGAGATAGGAGCTGCTCCGCTGCCTATATTGAGCTGTGGCTTATCATGTCAGTTCCAAAATACGGACCCTAAAGCACATGTGGCAGTTTGCGATTTGGGTAGCTACATTCAAGATGCACTCGATTTAATTGAATTCGCCAATGGTCCTGAAACCTCTAAATGGGGAAAAGTACGTGCTGACATGGGACATCCTGCTCCTTTCAACCTGAAGTTTATCGGTATAGGCAATGAACAGTGGGGACCAGAATACCCTGAACGTCTTGAACCGTTCTTGAAGGCCATTCGCAAAGCTCATCCTGAAATTAAAATAGTGGGTAGTTCCGGACCTGACTCTGAAAGTAAAGAATTTGAATATCTCTGGCCGGAAATGAAACGTCTGAAAGCCGATTTGGTGGATGAACACTTCTATCGTCCCGAAAGCTGGTTCTTGAGTCAGGGAGCACGTTATGACAAATATGACCGTAAGGGTCCGAAAGTTTTTGCCGGAGAATATGCTTGTCATGGTAAAGGGAAAAAATGGAACCATTTTCATGCCTCATTGTTAGAAGCAGCCTTCATGACCGGACTTGAACGTAATGCCGATGTGGTTCATATGGCTACGTATGCTCCTTTGTTTGCTCATGTTGAAGGTTGGCAATGGCGTCCGGATATGATCTGGTTTGATAATTTAAATTCTGTTCGGACGGTAAGCTACTATGTGCAGCAACTTTATGCCCAGAATAAAGGTACTAATGTTATTCCACTAACGATGAACAATAAACCGGTTACAGGTGCCGAAGGACAAGATGGGCTTTTTGCCAGTGCGGTGTGGGATGCGACAACGCATTCATACATTGTAAAGGTGGTGAATACAACGGATAAAACCTTGCGTGTGCCATTAACTTTTGCCGGACTTAAGGGTAAAGAAACATTGACTGACGGTATTTGCATTAAGCTTAGCTCACTCGATCTTGATAGAGATAATACCATTGAGGAACCCTTTGCTATTACTCCGAAAACAACAAATGTTTCTGTTCGTGAGGGTGCATTAGATGCTCAGTTGGAGCCTTATACCTTTGCTATCTACAAGTTTACTAAAACAACAAAATAA
- a CDS encoding DEAD/DEAH box helicase translates to MTFEQLHLIEPILKALQQEGYTSPTPIQEQSIPILLQGNDLLGCAQTGTGKTAAFSIPILQKLYKTDNKKGIKALILTPTRELAIQIGESFEAYGKYTGLRHTVIFGGVGQKPQTDALRAGVQILIATPGRLMDLASQGFISLKTLDFFVLDEADRMLDMGFIHDIKKILKLLPPKRQTLFFSATMPPEIEKLANSMLTNPKKVEVTPASSTVDTISQCLYFVEKKEKTDLLIHLLKDKSVESALIFTRTKHGADKLSRVLKNTGIRAEAIHGNKSQNARQRALTDFKNHDLRVLIATDIAARGIDVDLLSHVFNYELPNVPETYVHRIGRTGRAGHEGVAIAFCESEELPYLKDIQKLIGKTIPVIKEHPFVTTESINAQEKKTEELKIKAKENKPYRGSRANGDYWRRQQQPQQGKKQQSDRKPQKSTPK, encoded by the coding sequence ATGACATTTGAACAATTACATCTCATTGAGCCAATATTAAAGGCTCTACAACAAGAGGGCTACACCTCACCAACTCCCATACAAGAACAGTCCATACCTATTTTGCTTCAAGGAAATGATCTACTTGGTTGTGCACAAACCGGCACAGGAAAAACTGCGGCGTTCTCAATTCCTATATTGCAAAAACTTTATAAAACGGATAACAAAAAAGGCATCAAAGCATTAATACTAACTCCGACAAGAGAGCTAGCAATCCAAATAGGAGAAAGCTTTGAAGCATACGGAAAATATACAGGTTTGCGTCATACTGTTATTTTTGGCGGAGTCGGTCAAAAGCCTCAAACGGATGCGTTACGTGCCGGAGTACAAATATTAATTGCTACCCCCGGCCGCCTCATGGATCTTGCATCTCAGGGGTTCATCTCATTAAAAACATTGGATTTCTTTGTACTTGATGAAGCTGACCGCATGCTTGACATGGGATTTATTCACGATATAAAGAAAATACTTAAACTGTTACCCCCTAAACGTCAAACATTGTTTTTCTCGGCAACAATGCCTCCTGAGATTGAGAAGCTGGCTAATTCCATGCTCACAAATCCTAAGAAAGTAGAGGTAACGCCCGCATCTTCAACAGTCGATACAATTTCTCAGTGCCTATATTTCGTAGAGAAGAAAGAAAAAACCGATTTATTGATTCATCTATTAAAAGATAAATCAGTAGAATCTGCATTGATCTTCACCAGAACAAAACACGGAGCAGACAAATTATCCCGCGTGCTAAAAAATACAGGAATTAGAGCAGAAGCTATTCATGGAAATAAATCTCAGAATGCTCGTCAACGAGCGCTAACTGATTTTAAAAATCATGACCTACGAGTACTTATAGCTACTGATATTGCAGCCCGTGGAATAGATGTGGATCTACTCTCTCATGTTTTCAACTATGAACTCCCCAACGTGCCGGAAACGTACGTACATAGGATTGGACGAACTGGTCGTGCCGGACACGAAGGAGTAGCCATAGCGTTCTGTGAATCAGAAGAGCTCCCTTATCTTAAGGATATTCAAAAATTAATAGGAAAAACAATACCTGTTATAAAAGAACACCCTTTCGTTACTACCGAAAGCATCAATGCGCAAGAAAAGAAAACGGAAGAATTAAAGATAAAAGCTAAAGAAAACAAACCTTACCGCGGAAGCCGCGCCAATGGCGATTATTGGAGAAGGCAGCAACAACCTCAACAAGGAAAAAAACAACAAAGCGATAGAAAGCCACAAAAAAGTACTCCGAAATAG
- a CDS encoding phage holin family protein: MFANDESIENIQQLFVELKKYLELQKEYTKFELTEKLTILLSTLILIFMLVILGMVALFYGLFALVYVLEPLVGSLTASFGIITGINLLLILIVILFRKKLIIAPLVNFLANLFLNNSNKR; the protein is encoded by the coding sequence ATGTTTGCAAACGATGAAAGTATAGAAAACATTCAACAGTTATTTGTTGAGTTGAAAAAGTATTTAGAACTTCAAAAAGAGTATACGAAATTTGAACTAACCGAAAAGCTCACGATACTTCTATCAACCTTAATATTGATTTTTATGCTCGTCATTCTTGGCATGGTGGCCTTGTTCTATGGTTTATTTGCACTAGTATACGTGCTGGAGCCTTTAGTAGGAAGTTTGACGGCTAGCTTTGGTATTATTACCGGTATAAACCTCTTACTTATATTAATAGTGATACTTTTTAGAAAGAAACTTATCATTGCTCCACTGGTAAACTTCTTAGCAAATTTATTTCTCAACAATTCAAATAAAAGATGA